In Anabas testudineus chromosome 12, fAnaTes1.2, whole genome shotgun sequence, the genomic stretch AAAGGTGAGTGTGAACAGTTCcctttattatgttttattctcaATACAATGAGTTTTCCTTGTGAAAGCACTAAAATGTCCCtctaccctctctctctctctctgttaggTCAAACAGATCTGCTCACACCCTGTTACTCCGGCTCCAAGCCCTCTGGCACCTTCGGACCAGTGAACCCCATCCTGAACTCCACCTATGATTTCATGAAGCAGTTTTTCAAGGAGATCAGCACTGTGTTCCCTGACGCTTACATACATCTGGGAGGTGATGAGGTGAACTTCAGTTGCTGGTGAGACATGTACACAATGTCCATATGTCTTATCTTAACAGGAAGTAGTAGATATTAGCTGGAAGTTTTTGATCAGCAACCCTTCTATCTAGTGCATTTACCATTTGCAAACAGTTGTAGATTGTCCACTTTAATTACGACTCCACCTTGCCAGGATTAGATTAATCCATTAAAAACCAGTGTTAGTTGCAACCTTGCAGTTATTATTGGCTGTTCTTGCTCTGTCTTGCAGGAAGTCCAACCCAGACATTCAGAAATTCATGACTGACCACGGCTTCGGACAAGACTTCAGTAAATTGGAATCCTTCTATATCCAAAAGTGTGTTTCTCTAATCTCACAGTCTCCAAGATATTCCATGTTTTCCATGTCTTAAAAACGAAAACATTTCTTGTTGTAGCACTTCACTTTTAATGTCTTATGTTttgtaaataatttgtaaaGTAACAACAATtagcaaaatgtgtgtgtgtgtgtgtgaattaacgcttttcaaaaacatgtttgtgtgataGTCTTTTGGATATTGTCACCACTACAAACAAGGGCTACATGATCTGGCAGGAGGTCTTCGACAATGGTGTTAAGGTAAGTAAAGAGTGATTTCTATACTAGATAAAATGTCAATGCGTAGTTTATCAAAACTTTTTTTGGTGTTatgcattttagtttttcacCGTTTTACAAAAGTAATAGTTTGACGTTTTGGGAAATAAATGACTTGCTGAATGAGCAAAAGATTGAGCAGCTCAGTACAAAGAGCTGACCTGTTACAGAGAACACAGACCCTGTTCTTCGTTAGAGACCTTTAGATGTACTGGAGAGCACCCCTCTTCATAATGATAGGaaaatatttcccaaaatgttgaactgttcctttaaccaTGATTAATAACTCATTTAGTAGCTAACCTAAGCACAGCAGCTTGGCTTGTAACAATTCCAGCTACACCCAGACACAGTAGTGCATGTGTGGATCGGCGGCAAGTCTAATGAGGAGATGCACAACGTGACGGCAGCAGGATACACCACCATCCTCTCCGCCCCATGGTACCTAGATTATGTTAGCTACGGACAGGATTGGAGGAGGTACTACCAGGTTGAACCACTCGGTTTCAACGGTCAGTTTTCATAAATAAACGTGTGTCATGTGAAATCAGTTAGTGTGGTTGAGGGAAAACTAAATTTAGGGTCTGAGACAACAAATCAGAATCTTGTTCAACAGGCTTACACTTGAAAAGTGCACAACTGTGACAAGGAAAAGGTCAGAAAATGACATTAGAGGAACATCTCACCTCAAAAAAATCCCCGGCTAGGCTCCTCAGCTtagtggttccacaatggtggaacgacctaccAATgtctgcacgctcagctgcctcataTGCACTTAAATTTTGCACCTCGTGAAATGGAAACAAGTCTTCCTCTatcactttgctttttctccttggcttagatattttgcttgccttgtacctcagtgtaagttgctttggataaaagtgttgACTAAGTGTAACATGGGGCAGTGTGGTTGGTGGTTTTAGAGGTTGTTTTTTCATGGATTTATGTAGTTTGACACTATGGATGACCAGTTCTGGTGGATTTGAAACGATGAACTAATCTAAATCAAATGCAGCTCAGTACTGCATGATACTGTTCTTGTCCTGGATGCGTTGGGTTCAGATCCACCAGACAGGCCAAAACAATTCAGGCTTGGTACTCCACTGACGAAGATGAAAACTGGATGAACCTTTTTGATTCCCAGACACTAAAAATGTTGCCATGCAGATTATGCCACTTCATGTTTGGCAAATAAATAAGGACCATAACCATCATCAACCATGGAAACAACAAAAGGCTCTATCATTTTTCGTTTGTTCCAAACCCCATTTTAACCTTTTCCACTCGTACTGAccttgtatgtatgtgtgctgtgtAGCTGACACCAGACACACTTATCCACGTTTGGAAAGGAAACCAGCAGCAGTACCAGAAGGAGATGGCAAATGTTACATCGTCAGGGTACCAGACCCTGCTGTCCACTCCCTGGTACCTGAACCGTATCTCCTATGGCCAGGACTGGCAGGAGTTTTACAAGGCTGATCCGCAAGAATTCAATGGTTTGTGCCTCCATGATTGTATTCAGTGAGATTGTTCCCCTGCCCTTTTTCACAGGTCATTTGCTGTTTGTACAGCTTTCCGTTTTACAAAAGGGTGTTGGAAGTTTGGCCTAgtaatattattgttttattgttctgttgttgacCTGACTCAGACTTTATGAGCTGTGTTCTTGGACTCTTGACACAGATCTGAAATGTCATCGGGTTGTTTGTCACTcctgtgcaaatgtgtgtgtaagccTGTTGAATGAACACAAACCTTAGTATTATTTAACCATACAGTTGactaaaattaaacatttaatttcgCATTCAAGTCTAGTGGAGTTTCTGGAGATCTAAtgacgtgtttttttttttttttttaatattgtttttattttaaacaggaactgaaacacagaagaagcTTGTGATTGGTGGAGAAGCGTGTTTGTGGGGAGAGTATGTGGACGCCACCAACCTGTCACCTAGACTCTGGTATGGCTTGTAGTTCCTTAATAATGCTTATCTGAAATAGATAACACGTGAcaatttatatacatatattttttatacttctGTTCCTCACAGGCCTCGGGCCAGTGCTGTGGCGGAGCGGCTGTGGAGCGCTATGGATGTGACGGATCTCGGCGATGCCTGGAACAGATTATCCCCGCATCGCTGTCGTATGGTTGAGTAAGTTACTTTATAATATTAGATTGTGTCTCAGTACCACATCACACATTATATCATCATGTATATATGAATCTATGTTTTCCTTTGTTAGGCGTGGAGTCCCAGCTGAGCCATTGTTTGTCAGCTACTGTCCCCGTGAGTACAATGGTGTCTGAAAACAACTGAACGTGCACGTGGGGATgggggaagaaaaaagaaagggaatCACATCATGTTATCATCTCCACTCTTCTATTTTTAAACCAAGAAATCAAATGCTCTTATACTGTATTCTGTAACAAGAAGCTGTTGATTGCACAATGTAAAATTTATCCTGAATTACAAATGCactgcttttttaaaaactgtatcgattgtgaataaaaaaaatcagattttaggTGTTCGTCTGGTGTTTCAGAAGGTATGAAGTAACGGgctgcacatttattttttattctatataataagataattattttacagtacttGTCAATAGTCCAGCTCTGGTCTCTTTTTTTGAACAGTTCACTGTTTTCAGTGAACCAAGGATCAAGACAGACCAGCCATTCTTTTAATGAGGGTATTCTGGTCCTGTGGGTTCATGGCCTCGTAAGTGTCCAGCTCAAGGGAGAAGGTTGCGTTGCCAGATGTCAGCGTTCGCAAGATGGTGGAATAGCCCtttagttaaaaacaaaacaggtttaGTGAGTAGTGTTCTGTGACAGGCATCTCAAAGGTCAGTGGTAACTGTACTTCTTTAAAGGTCTTGAAAACGTATTATCTCTCATCCAAATGCCTTGATTATTTATATTGACATTTGTGAAGCACTTGCTTTGTTTCCTCCATAAAACCGCTTCACAACGTCATGCCCCACAGCAGGAGAACCACTTTCTACTGAAGCAGTATGTCTTCAAGAACCTAAAGCAAGTCTAGTTGCCACTGAATAGCACCTTTTTAGAATAACCATAACCAGCATGACTGAAAATCTCCAGGACACACCCAATTGAACAAAAAACCTACAACAAAAATTCAAAGTCTACTCAGATCACTGTCTTCTATGGGGTTCTGGGGTATGAACCCCAGCTATGGCCTACCTCAAGtaagcaagacctccttacacttactcTGTCTTCCCCTCATACCTCACCCTAATGACTATATGTAAACATAAACTCACCATCATCTCAGCCAAGGGCATGGTTGCTAGCAGCACTTTGTTGTTGTGACGGCTCTGGATGTCTCTAATGGTTCCTCGTCTCTGAGCTAAGTCACCCAGGACAGAACTAAGGTGTTCCTCCCCAACTGTGACCTCTAGTGACATCACTGGCTCCAATATCTGACCTCCGGCTTGCTTCAGGGCCTGTATCCACAGAAAGAGAATTGTTGTTTATCTACTGATGTTGATTTTATATAGATTACAGTTGTGTCATAGGTTACAACTGGAAGCCCCAATGTCTGACCTTCAGCATGCAGCgggacacacatgcagaaaccaTGGCAGGCGATGTTCCTGGCTCCATGTTGACACTTTGGATCAGTGTAGATACACCTTGTAAAGGGTAACCTAACACTGgacctgaaaatgaaagaaggtAGTGAAAACAGTATGAACAAACATGTGAAAAAGGTCAGAGTAGGTTTACACCTACTGACTTCACAGTCCTCCTTtaaatgctgctgaaaaacacttAACTGACACAGTCCtgcatgaacacacatttaGATAAATACCTATATCTTGTTCTATCCAGGGGATAGAGTCTAAAATCAAAATTGCTTGCTCCATCTACAAGAAGAGTAGGGATTGGTAAGGTATAACACAAGTGCTATGACAAGGGGGAGCCAGGACAGGTCGGGGGGGGGGGATATCATCCCTGTGTTCCAAGAGCCTTATAGGTTTTCTCTAGGCAGCAAGACAGACAGTGCTTTGTAGGTGGTGAAATAGGAGGCTGGAACTTGTGTGTtgtaaaacaatacaaacacaagtGTTATATTACCTTGGAGATATGAGCTGTACACTCCATTCTCCACtgcatctttcatttcttttgatAGCTGCATCCCTAATTCTTCTGTGAATGCTAATTCACATGAGGCACCTGGAGAGGAAGGATCTACAGGGCTGACGGACAGCTCAACTGCCACAACGTGTCTTCTTTCCCCAACTGTCCGGTCCAGCATATCTACATGGAAAGACAAGAAGGGAAATCCATGCAGGAACACAATTTTGAATAAGTATTTTACTCCAACTAATGCACACTTATTTTGGTTCATCATACCTGTTGTGGAGCTGTTGTGGAGAATAGTCTCCCTGTAAGCCACCTGTAGTGGTCCAAGGTGAGTCTCAATACCATACTCTCTTCTGATTCGATCGTGTATGATTTCAATATGAAGCTCTCCCATGCCACATAAAATAGTCTGAGGATGGAGTGTTAGAGATGTTTACTTGACTTATTGATGCTGATGCTATACCTAAACAAATTTGTCAATCCAATAATGGCATTACCTGTCCAGAATCAGGGTCAACCCTGACTTTGAGACTAGGGTCTTCTCTCTGGAGGCAGTTAAGTGCATTTTCAAGATCTGTCCGGgacaaaaaatagaaaaatatgagTGACTATAAGGTTGCAGGAGCATGTGTAGCAAGTACACTACTATATTTTTACTGACCAGCCTGTTTAGCCATGGTGGGTGGTTCTATGGTGCAGAAGAAGACAGGATCAGGGACTTCTACTCCAGAAAGCACCACACCTGCATTTTCCCCACCCTTCTTCTCTGTTCCCCTGTCATTTTGGGCTCGACgggctgcggctgctgctgaAGCCTTGGATGAAACAATGGTGTCCCCTGTGACTGtcttaaatgaaaacagaaaaacttttCAGGTGGGAACTCTTCAATGCAACAAATAAGGGTTATGGTGTAAGATGCTGTACCTGCTTTAGTCCCACAGTTAGTGCAATGTTTCCTGCTGTCATTGAGGGGATTTCTACGTGCTGGTCAGCAAATGGCACCAGCAACCTGCTCATCCTCTCACTACgaacaacacaacacatataAAGGTTTGGTACATAAGACTAATGACAGGTAAGAGGTTGATCACTGCGTCACTGTAAAAGAAGCTACATACGTGCTGTTTCTATTGATGTTGTGGACAGCTGTCTGTGGTTTCAGGGTACCAGAATAGATCCTAAGAAATACCAGAGGGCCACGCTGCTTGTCATGGAGAACTTTAAAAGCCAGCGCACATAAGTCGTCCTTGTACCACCGCCTATGGGGCGACAGAGTAATTACACTCAAAGTTGTATTGGAGGTTTCTAACATGGTCTATAAACTTTTAGaggctttatttaaatataccTGGACAAATATTCTAATCAAGCCTCAATTGTTCTTTAAATCACTCACACAACGTCGTGGTGCCGTTCATTGGGGGCAGGCAGGTAAGCAGTGATGGCATCTAAAAGAGGCTGAACACCTTTGTTCCTCAAAGAGCTCCCGCAGAGTACTGGGACGCCTTTACGAGCCAGAGTCACCCGCCGCACAGCGTCTTGTAGCTGAGGAAACATTAGCACAGATTAGTCTGTATTCTCAAGGTACTGTTCTACTTTATACATACACATTCAGATTATACTCTACTCACTTTAGTTGAAGGAACTGCATCAAAATTGTCAATAAAATCTGTGAGTAATATTTCAGCAAACTCATCATCCAGTTCAGCAACCTGTGATTAAATACGGAAACACAACCTGAATAAAcaacttggaaaaaaaaaaactctttttattatttaaaatagtaaatattaaATCTACCTGTTCAATTAAAGCTGTCCTGGCCTCATGGGCCTCCTGCAGGAGTTCAGGCTCATCTGACTGGTCGAGAGGTTTGCTTTCAAACACACGTCCATCATCTCCCATTGAGCTTTGCTTCCATATCAGCCTCTGGTTGGTTAGTAAGTCGACCACACCTGTGAAGCCTTTTCCACTGCCAACTGGAATCTGTGGAACAGGATTCACAAGTCTTTTAATAATACATGATGACATCTATTATCTCTGTATTGTTTTGAATACAGTCAGCAAAAATAATACAGTCATAAAAATACATCTTGACTTattctgcattttaatattatttagcCTGCTTACTCTAGCAAGAACTAACAATTAC encodes the following:
- the gfm2 gene encoding ribosome-releasing factor 2, mitochondrial, with protein sequence MPVTLSRALSRMILGRYLLPAGLQCCRCSRTCHVKRHYSLLPDDVKSLRALVNPDISKIRNIGIMAHIDAGKTTTTERMLYYSGYTRALGDVDDGDTVTDFMAQERERGITIQSAAVTFDWKSHRINLIDTPGHVDFTLEVERALRVLDGAVAVFDASAGVEAQTLTVWRQAEKHHVPCVCFLNKMDKPAANLSFSIESIRQKLKVNPVLLQIPVGSGKGFTGVVDLLTNQRLIWKQSSMGDDGRVFESKPLDQSDEPELLQEAHEARTALIEQVAELDDEFAEILLTDFIDNFDAVPSTKLQDAVRRVTLARKGVPVLCGSSLRNKGVQPLLDAITAYLPAPNERHHDVVRWYKDDLCALAFKVLHDKQRGPLVFLRIYSGTLKPQTAVHNINRNSTERMSRLLVPFADQHVEIPSMTAGNIALTVGLKQTVTGDTIVSSKASAAAAARRAQNDRGTEKKGGENAGVVLSGVEVPDPVFFCTIEPPTMAKQADLENALNCLQREDPSLKVRVDPDSGQTILCGMGELHIEIIHDRIRREYGIETHLGPLQVAYRETILHNSSTTDMLDRTVGERRHVVAVELSVSPVDPSSPGASCELAFTEELGMQLSKEMKDAVENGVYSSYLQGPVLGYPLQGVSTLIQSVNMEPGTSPAMVSACVSRCMLKALKQAGGQILEPVMSLEVTVGEEHLSSVLGDLAQRRGTIRDIQSRHNNKVLLATMPLAEMMGYSTILRTLTSGNATFSLELDTYEAMNPQDQNTLIKRMAGLS